The following coding sequences are from one Cardiobacteriaceae bacterium TAE3-ERU3 window:
- the gyrA gene encoding DNA gyrase subunit A has translation MSDFAKEILPINLVDEMRSSYLDYAMSVIIGRALPDARDGLKPVHRRVLYSMHKNGNAWNKKYVKSARIIGDVMGSYHPHGDSAIYDTLVRMAQPFSLRYPLVDGQGNFGSIDGDPPAAHRYTEARMTKIAHSLLTDIEKETVNFVPNYDGQQLEPTVLPTRLPNLLLNGSAGIAVGMATNIPPHQLGETLDACLYLIENPDADTEALMHYLPGPDFPTGAIINGAKGIREAYETGRGRVHIRAKTHIETDESNGKQAIVVDELPYQVNKANLLVKIGELVKEKKIEGITALRDESDKDGIRMVIELRRGEVAEVILNNLFQLTQLQTVFGINMVALIGGQPKLMNLKELLSIFIAHRREVVTRRTIYELRKARERAHILEGLSIALANIDEVIALIKASSGPAEAKVALIERGWNPGQVLDMLARAGAENSRPDGLAKQYGMHKDEYYLSPEQAQAILDLRLHRLTGLEQDKIIQEFQEIIDAIKGYLDILQIPERLVEVVREELEEIKAQFNDVRRTQILDTHLNLSLEDLIAEEERVITISHEGYIKAQPLDDYEAQRRGGKGRSVTAVKDEDFVEQLFVANTHDTMLCFSNKGKVYWLKVYELPQAGRNAKGKPVVNLLPFEKGERLNAIRTVREYPDDMFLFFATRNGTVKKTPLSDYSNQRANGIIAINLRDDDELVGVALTDGKQDIMLFSDAGKAVRFNEEMVRSMGRTAGGVRGMSLEDGQQVIALCVLEEEGDILTVTENGYGKRTRSDDYPAKSRGTKGVISIACSERNGQAVYAMQVLPEEEIMLVTNNGTMIRTGVDGISQSGRNTQGVRLIRTSDAEKLIAVAKVVNDDDDSDNAADVGSVDTEDSSDE, from the coding sequence ATGAGCGATTTTGCCAAAGAAATTTTGCCGATTAATCTCGTTGATGAGATGCGTAGTTCCTATCTTGATTACGCAATGAGCGTCATCATCGGGCGTGCGCTGCCTGATGCACGTGATGGCTTGAAGCCTGTTCATCGTCGTGTGCTTTATTCGATGCATAAAAACGGCAATGCTTGGAATAAAAAGTACGTTAAGTCTGCACGTATCATCGGGGACGTGATGGGTAGTTATCACCCGCATGGTGATAGTGCTATTTACGATACGCTGGTGCGTATGGCGCAGCCGTTTTCATTGCGTTATCCACTCGTTGATGGTCAAGGTAACTTTGGCTCGATAGATGGTGATCCGCCAGCTGCGCACCGTTATACGGAAGCGCGGATGACCAAGATTGCGCACAGTCTGCTAACTGATATAGAGAAAGAAACGGTTAACTTTGTGCCTAACTACGACGGTCAACAGTTAGAACCGACGGTATTGCCTACTCGTTTGCCAAACCTGTTACTCAATGGCTCAGCAGGGATTGCTGTGGGTATGGCAACCAATATTCCTCCACATCAGCTTGGTGAAACATTAGATGCTTGCTTGTATCTGATCGAAAATCCTGATGCTGATACAGAAGCCTTGATGCATTATTTGCCTGGGCCTGATTTCCCGACTGGTGCGATTATCAATGGTGCCAAGGGTATTCGTGAAGCCTATGAAACGGGCCGTGGCCGTGTACATATTCGTGCTAAAACCCATATTGAGACCGATGAGAGTAACGGTAAGCAAGCGATTGTCGTTGATGAACTGCCTTATCAGGTCAATAAGGCCAATTTGTTGGTCAAAATTGGTGAATTGGTCAAAGAAAAGAAGATAGAAGGTATTACAGCGCTGCGTGATGAGTCTGATAAAGACGGTATCCGTATGGTGATTGAGTTGCGCCGCGGAGAAGTGGCTGAGGTTATTCTTAATAATTTGTTCCAGCTCACGCAACTACAGACTGTGTTCGGTATCAATATGGTAGCCTTGATCGGTGGCCAGCCGAAGTTGATGAACCTCAAAGAATTGCTCAGTATCTTTATTGCGCATCGCCGTGAAGTGGTGACACGCCGTACGATTTACGAATTACGCAAAGCACGTGAGCGTGCACATATTTTGGAAGGGTTGTCGATTGCTCTGGCCAATATTGATGAAGTCATTGCACTGATTAAAGCGTCGAGTGGGCCGGCTGAAGCAAAAGTTGCGTTGATTGAGCGTGGCTGGAATCCTGGCCAGGTGCTCGATATGCTCGCACGTGCTGGCGCAGAAAACTCCCGTCCTGATGGCTTGGCCAAGCAATATGGCATGCATAAGGACGAATATTACTTGTCTCCAGAGCAGGCTCAGGCAATTCTCGATTTGCGCTTGCATCGCCTAACGGGCCTTGAACAAGATAAAATTATTCAAGAATTCCAAGAAATTATTGATGCGATTAAGGGCTACCTCGATATTCTGCAAATTCCCGAGCGTTTGGTCGAAGTGGTACGTGAAGAATTGGAAGAAATTAAAGCGCAGTTTAATGATGTGCGCCGGACGCAAATTCTTGATACGCATTTGAATCTTAGTCTTGAAGATTTGATTGCTGAAGAAGAGCGTGTAATCACGATTTCTCATGAAGGTTATATCAAAGCACAGCCTTTGGATGACTATGAAGCGCAGCGTCGTGGTGGTAAAGGGCGTTCAGTGACAGCGGTTAAGGATGAAGATTTTGTCGAGCAGCTATTTGTTGCCAATACCCACGACACAATGTTGTGCTTCTCGAATAAAGGCAAGGTTTACTGGCTCAAGGTCTATGAATTACCTCAAGCTGGTCGTAATGCTAAGGGTAAACCAGTAGTTAACCTGCTGCCATTTGAAAAGGGTGAGCGTCTGAATGCGATCCGTACGGTGCGTGAATATCCTGACGATATGTTCCTGTTCTTCGCGACCCGTAATGGTACGGTGAAGAAAACACCATTGTCTGATTATTCAAACCAGCGTGCTAACGGTATTATTGCCATTAATCTGCGTGATGATGACGAATTGGTCGGTGTGGCGCTGACTGACGGAAAGCAAGACATTATGCTGTTCTCAGATGCTGGTAAGGCAGTACGCTTTAACGAGGAAATGGTGCGCAGTATGGGTCGTACTGCTGGTGGCGTACGCGGTATGTCGCTTGAAGACGGGCAGCAGGTTATCGCTTTGTGCGTACTTGAAGAAGAAGGCGATATTCTTACTGTGACAGAAAATGGTTATGGCAAGCGTACCCGTTCTGATGACTATCCAGCCAAGAGTCGTGGTACCAAAGGCGTGATTTCTATTGCTTGTAGTGAGCGTAATGGTCAGGCAGTTTATGCCATGCAAGTCTTACCGGAAGAAGAAATTATGCTCGTCACTAATAATGGCACCATGATCCGTACTGGTGTTGATGGTATTTCGCAATCAGGGCGCAATACCCAAGGTGTCCGCTTGATCCGTACCAGTGACGCTGAAAAACTCATTGCAGTGGCTAAAGTGGTTAATGATGATGACGATAGCGATAATGCTGCGGATGTAGGAAGTGTTGATACGGAAGACAGCAGTGACGAATAA
- a CDS encoding OmpA family protein — MKLTKILAAAIIAASASSAFALTADDDLTTNYNIVVRDSSGNCVKVLGNVQAPECGAPATEVVQQVEEISLSADTFFAFDKSDLKPQGQEVIRQLAADVNSRGANVQKITIVGNTDWVGTEQYNQGLSERRAASVANYMVENGVPPQLIEAYGVGESNPIATNETAEGRALNRRVDITINGTIEREVVETVTTN; from the coding sequence ATGAAACTGACTAAAATCCTTGCTGCTGCTATTATCGCAGCTAGCGCATCTTCAGCTTTCGCTTTGACAGCTGACGATGACCTTACTACTAACTACAACATTGTTGTACGTGACAGCTCTGGCAACTGTGTCAAAGTTCTGGGCAACGTTCAAGCTCCTGAGTGTGGCGCTCCAGCTACTGAAGTTGTTCAGCAAGTTGAAGAGATCTCTCTTTCAGCTGATACATTCTTCGCTTTCGACAAGTCTGACCTCAAGCCACAAGGTCAAGAAGTTATTCGCCAGCTCGCAGCTGACGTAAATAGCCGTGGTGCTAACGTACAGAAAATCACTATCGTAGGTAACACTGACTGGGTCGGTACTGAACAGTACAACCAAGGTCTGTCTGAGCGTCGTGCTGCCTCTGTTGCAAACTACATGGTAGAAAATGGCGTTCCACCACAACTGATCGAAGCATACGGCGTTGGCGAGTCTAACCCAATTGCGACAAACGAAACAGCTGAAGGTCGTGCACTTAACCGTCGCGTAGACATCACTATCAATGGTACTATTGAGCGTGAAGTCGTAGAAACTGTCACCACTAATTAA
- a CDS encoding lysophospholipase, with amino-acid sequence MADKLWQWIEVPLGDVQGVIMLVHGLGEHSKRYNELVSWLVLHEYAVLGYDQYGHGRSPGKRGVLTHEMQLLEDLGTMVSQVKERFKDVPLYLLGHSMGGLLVLDCALTHSDEISGVIALSPALKVSSGIKGLFLPIMLKVVPDLALNNGLPISGVSRNSEVIAAYKQDELVHEKITPRLAQYILFAGERVRSRAKSWQVPTLLLYAGDDQLVNPQGSTEFVQAAPQKVVTAQCFEDAYHELHHEPDTTAFYQALEHWLPGKHRIDRTIS; translated from the coding sequence ATGGCTGATAAATTATGGCAGTGGATCGAAGTTCCCTTGGGTGATGTGCAGGGTGTGATTATGTTGGTCCATGGTCTTGGAGAGCACAGCAAGCGCTATAATGAGCTGGTTTCCTGGCTCGTACTACATGAGTATGCTGTCTTAGGATATGACCAGTATGGGCATGGCCGTTCTCCAGGAAAGCGTGGAGTGCTGACGCATGAGATGCAACTGCTTGAGGATCTTGGCACGATGGTGTCGCAAGTAAAGGAACGGTTTAAGGATGTACCACTGTATTTGTTGGGGCACAGTATGGGTGGTTTGCTCGTTTTGGATTGTGCGTTGACCCACTCCGATGAAATTTCTGGTGTTATTGCTTTATCACCAGCATTGAAAGTTAGCTCAGGTATCAAGGGCTTGTTTTTGCCAATTATGCTGAAAGTAGTGCCGGATCTTGCTCTGAATAATGGCTTGCCAATATCAGGAGTAAGTCGCAATAGCGAAGTAATTGCTGCATATAAACAAGATGAGTTGGTGCATGAAAAAATAACACCGCGCTTGGCGCAATATATTCTCTTTGCTGGTGAGCGGGTGCGCAGTAGAGCAAAATCTTGGCAAGTACCTACATTATTACTCTACGCAGGAGACGATCAGTTGGTCAATCCTCAAGGTAGTACTGAGTTTGTTCAAGCTGCACCACAAAAAGTGGTTACTGCTCAATGTTTTGAAGACGCATACCATGAATTACACCACGAGCCAGATACTACTGCTTTTTATCAAGCCTTAGAGCACTGGTTGCCAGGTAAGCATCGCATTGATAGAACAATAAGCTAA
- a CDS encoding antibiotic biosynthesis monooxygenase gives MILEVAPLQIKAGQSAAFEAAFAEAQHIIMGMDGYLSHELQRCLEDEHRYVLLVRWRDLKSHTEGFRGSPEYQQWKALLHHFYDPFPEVLHYEAVNFHK, from the coding sequence ATGATATTAGAAGTGGCGCCTTTGCAAATAAAAGCCGGACAGAGTGCTGCGTTTGAAGCAGCATTTGCTGAGGCTCAGCACATCATTATGGGGATGGATGGCTATCTGTCACATGAATTACAACGTTGTTTGGAAGACGAACATCGCTATGTTTTGCTGGTACGCTGGCGTGATTTAAAAAGCCATACTGAGGGATTTCGTGGCTCTCCTGAATATCAGCAATGGAAAGCGTTATTGCATCATTTTTATGATCCATTTCCGGAAGTGCTGCATTATGAAGCCGTCAATTTTCATAAATGA
- a CDS encoding ArsA family ATPase, translated as MSLLDTLAQKSVLFVGGKGGVGKTTSAAALALRFANAGRKTLVISTDPAHSLGDAFGEPLSHRSKAVCANLDALELNPQVILEQHFKQVERTLEGYTKPEMMAKMRDFLRLSRHAPGAEEAAMLEALCQHLLGARVQGYQHVIFDTAPTGHTLRLLSLPEMMQAWTDGLLAQQRRQSRLRGAVDALDKQKLNPLAPARKDRWADAVDVLEKRRRLFAHARDVLHDTAQTAIVLVLIPEALPLAETERAVAQLAESGMPCAGLFVNQVMAVKQQDSFWQQRADRQQDILDRFEHSLGYLPQQHIALHAADVRGLVALSTLFGEK; from the coding sequence ATGTCGTTACTTGATACATTGGCACAAAAAAGTGTGTTGTTTGTCGGTGGAAAAGGTGGGGTAGGTAAAACGACGTCTGCAGCTGCGCTGGCTCTGCGTTTCGCCAATGCTGGGCGGAAAACACTGGTGATTTCTACAGACCCTGCACACAGTCTTGGTGATGCTTTTGGAGAGCCATTGTCACACCGAAGTAAAGCAGTTTGTGCAAACCTTGATGCGCTGGAACTCAATCCCCAGGTTATTCTTGAGCAACATTTCAAGCAGGTTGAGCGTACACTTGAAGGCTATACTAAGCCGGAAATGATGGCAAAAATGCGCGATTTTTTGCGGTTGTCTCGTCATGCACCGGGTGCGGAAGAAGCTGCGATGCTTGAGGCGTTGTGTCAACATCTTCTTGGTGCACGTGTTCAAGGGTATCAGCATGTGATTTTTGATACTGCACCAACAGGTCATACTTTACGTCTGCTCAGCTTACCGGAAATGATGCAAGCGTGGACAGATGGCTTATTGGCACAGCAACGTCGGCAAAGCCGTTTGCGTGGTGCTGTAGATGCACTGGACAAACAAAAGCTCAATCCGCTTGCACCAGCACGTAAAGACCGCTGGGCTGATGCCGTTGATGTATTGGAAAAGCGCCGTAGGTTATTTGCCCATGCACGTGATGTATTGCACGATACGGCGCAGACAGCGATCGTGCTGGTATTGATTCCTGAAGCTTTGCCTTTGGCTGAGACTGAAAGGGCTGTGGCACAGCTGGCTGAAAGTGGTATGCCGTGCGCTGGGTTATTCGTCAATCAGGTGATGGCTGTAAAGCAGCAGGATAGCTTTTGGCAGCAGCGCGCTGATCGCCAGCAAGATATTCTTGATCGCTTTGAACACTCCCTTGGCTATTTGCCACAACAACATATAGCCCTTCATGCGGCTGATGTACGAGGTCTCGTAGCGCTGTCTACTTTATTTGGGGAAAAATAA
- a CDS encoding carbon starvation protein A: MNSVVLLLVGLGCMAAGYFLYSRFIASKIFKLDPNYDTPANVMRDGVDYVPTNKYVLWGHHFTSVAGAAPIIGPAIAVIWGWLPAFLWVVFGTIFMAGVHDMSAIWASVRNRGQSMGTIVGNVIGARARALLMVVIFLLLLMVNAAFGTVIARMMVNTPSAVLPVWGALVVAFIIGQCIYRFKLSLPIVSLLGVIALYALIWLGPKVPIALPTEMLGMNSVGWWIIILFAYAAVASLLPVWMLLQPRDYINGLQLFIGLGVLYVSIFIVAPNVVAPAYNHDLPVGTAPIMPLLFVTIACGAISGFHGLVSTGTTSKQINKETDIRFVGYFGAMGEGMLALGAILATTAGFATLADWQAVYTAFGQGSIGAFINGGGEIMSQGVGLSKELSVTMLTVMAALFAGTTMDTGVRLQRYIVQEVGEIYHLPFLKNGTVATLTAVGICIGLVFGTGGSDGQGGLTIWPLFGTTNQLMAGLTLLIVSVMLLRRGIKSWYTLLPMVFLLLMTVIALLMQLGTFYGKEQWLLLFLDIVILIAAILVSLECAFVLRKEWPKSGAAKA, encoded by the coding sequence ATGAATAGTGTTGTGCTGCTGCTGGTAGGGTTGGGCTGTATGGCTGCAGGCTATTTCCTCTACTCTCGCTTTATTGCGAGCAAAATTTTTAAACTTGATCCCAATTACGATACGCCTGCTAATGTTATGCGTGATGGCGTGGATTATGTACCGACCAATAAATACGTCTTATGGGGGCATCACTTCACTTCTGTAGCAGGTGCTGCACCAATTATCGGCCCGGCAATTGCAGTTATTTGGGGATGGTTACCTGCATTCTTGTGGGTCGTATTTGGTACGATTTTTATGGCTGGTGTGCACGATATGTCCGCAATTTGGGCGAGTGTACGCAACCGTGGTCAGTCGATGGGTACGATTGTTGGTAATGTGATTGGCGCACGTGCTCGAGCATTATTGATGGTCGTTATTTTCCTGTTGCTGTTAATGGTGAATGCTGCATTTGGTACGGTTATCGCGCGCATGATGGTGAATACTCCATCGGCTGTGTTGCCAGTCTGGGGTGCTTTAGTGGTTGCGTTTATTATCGGGCAGTGTATCTACCGCTTTAAACTATCACTGCCGATCGTTTCTCTGCTGGGTGTTATCGCGCTATACGCTTTGATTTGGCTTGGGCCTAAAGTGCCAATTGCGTTGCCAACAGAAATGCTGGGCATGAATAGCGTTGGTTGGTGGATTATTATTTTGTTTGCTTATGCGGCAGTGGCCTCTTTGCTGCCAGTATGGATGCTGTTGCAACCGCGTGACTATATTAATGGCTTGCAGTTGTTCATTGGTTTGGGCGTACTGTATGTCTCTATTTTTATCGTTGCGCCAAATGTGGTTGCACCAGCGTATAACCATGACTTACCGGTTGGTACGGCGCCGATTATGCCACTGTTGTTTGTAACTATTGCCTGTGGTGCTATTTCTGGTTTCCATGGTCTGGTCTCCACTGGTACGACGTCTAAGCAGATTAACAAAGAAACCGACATTCGCTTCGTTGGTTATTTCGGTGCGATGGGCGAGGGCATGCTTGCGCTTGGCGCTATTCTGGCAACCACAGCCGGCTTTGCCACGCTTGCTGATTGGCAAGCTGTCTATACTGCTTTTGGCCAAGGTAGTATCGGCGCATTTATCAATGGTGGTGGTGAAATCATGAGTCAGGGCGTAGGCTTGAGTAAAGAGCTATCTGTGACCATGCTGACCGTTATGGCTGCGTTGTTTGCCGGTACAACGATGGATACTGGTGTGCGCTTGCAACGCTATATTGTTCAGGAAGTTGGTGAAATTTATCACTTGCCGTTCCTGAAGAATGGCACAGTGGCGACTTTGACCGCAGTCGGTATTTGCATTGGCTTGGTCTTTGGTACTGGCGGTAGTGACGGTCAAGGTGGTTTGACGATTTGGCCACTGTTCGGCACAACCAACCAATTAATGGCCGGACTGACGTTGCTGATTGTGTCAGTCATGCTGCTGCGCCGTGGTATCAAGAGCTGGTACACATTGCTGCCAATGGTCTTCTTGCTGCTGATGACGGTGATTGCACTATTGATGCAGCTTGGAACTTTCTACGGCAAAGAACAATGGCTGCTATTATTCCTTGATATCGTTATCTTGATTGCAGCGATACTGGTGTCTTTGGAGTGCGCTTTTGTACTGCGTAAAGAGTGGCCAAAATCGGGTGCTGCAAAAGCATAA
- the metK gene encoding methionine adenosyltransferase translates to MTSYLFTSESVSEGHPDKIADQISDAVLDAIIAQDEHARVACETLIKTGMVVVAGEVTTKAWVDLEELVRSTIKDIGYTSSQVGFDGETCAVLNAIGKQSPDIAQGVDREEARSQGAGDQGLMFGYACRETNTLMPAPITYAHRLVERQSQLRREKVLPWLRPDAKSQVTFRYEDGKIASIDTVVLSTQHDPDIKQADLQEAVRELIIEQVLPKEWISKETKYHINPTGQFIIGGPVGDCGLTGRKIIVDTYGGAAHHGGGAFSGKDPSKVDRSAAYAARYVAKNVVAAGLAERCEVQISYAIGVAEPTSIWVNTFGTGKIDDADIVKRVRANFDLTPYGIIEMLDLVRPIYQQTAAYGHFGRELDDFTWEKTDRADALRS, encoded by the coding sequence ATGACCAGTTATTTGTTTACTTCTGAATCGGTATCAGAAGGTCACCCGGATAAAATTGCCGACCAAATTTCAGATGCAGTGCTTGATGCAATCATTGCACAGGATGAGCATGCTCGTGTGGCGTGTGAAACGTTGATCAAGACCGGTATGGTGGTTGTTGCCGGTGAAGTAACGACTAAAGCATGGGTTGATCTTGAGGAGCTGGTTCGCTCGACAATAAAAGATATTGGCTATACCAGCTCGCAAGTTGGTTTTGATGGCGAAACTTGTGCGGTTCTCAATGCAATTGGCAAACAGTCGCCGGATATTGCTCAGGGTGTGGATCGTGAAGAGGCACGTTCGCAAGGTGCTGGTGATCAAGGCTTGATGTTTGGCTACGCTTGTCGCGAGACCAATACACTGATGCCGGCACCAATTACTTATGCACACCGTCTGGTAGAGCGTCAGTCGCAATTGCGCCGTGAAAAGGTATTGCCTTGGTTGCGTCCTGATGCAAAAAGTCAGGTCACATTTCGCTATGAAGATGGCAAAATTGCCAGTATTGATACGGTGGTTTTATCTACCCAGCACGATCCTGATATAAAACAGGCTGATTTACAGGAAGCGGTGCGAGAGTTGATTATCGAGCAAGTATTGCCGAAAGAATGGATTAGTAAAGAGACCAAATATCACATCAATCCAACCGGTCAATTTATTATTGGTGGCCCGGTAGGGGATTGTGGATTGACCGGGCGCAAGATTATCGTTGATACCTATGGTGGCGCAGCGCATCATGGTGGTGGCGCATTTTCGGGTAAAGATCCGTCCAAGGTTGACCGCAGTGCAGCATATGCTGCGCGTTATGTGGCCAAGAATGTAGTGGCGGCTGGTCTTGCGGAGCGCTGTGAAGTGCAAATTTCTTATGCAATTGGCGTTGCTGAACCGACTTCTATTTGGGTCAATACGTTCGGGACGGGCAAAATTGATGACGCTGATATCGTTAAGCGTGTTCGTGCGAATTTTGACCTGACGCCATACGGCATCATAGAAATGCTCGATTTGGTCCGCCCAATTTACCAGCAAACAGCAGCATATGGTCATTTTGGCCGTGAACTGGATGATTTTACATGGGAAAAAACTGATCGCGCAGACGCTTTGCGAAGCTGA
- a CDS encoding thiamine ABC transporter substrate-binding protein: MKHIILSAAILAASLNVAHAADKQLNVLTYSSFDSDWGPGPKITAEFEAQCDCTINWLTAEDSVMMLRRLQLEGDALEADVIVGLDNQSIADVLDTGLVADLKEPIATRFGDAKDAIPFDYGYLAFIKRKDSDVPALNSLNDLANASNDLTIAIEDPRTSSVGASMLAWAESETENPAEFWRNLKPKLSAITSGWSEAYSLFTGGNVDMVLSYTTSPIYHQIVEDDNNYEAILFDQPHYEQIEYAVALKHAAEPQLAEDFLHYLIKPETQESIALTNWMYPVVDGVELPAAFTDAPRPEGENLPPAEVAKDMPKWLDTWKSVILAE; the protein is encoded by the coding sequence ATGAAGCACATCATCTTAAGTGCAGCCATCCTTGCTGCCTCACTGAACGTCGCACATGCTGCCGACAAACAACTCAACGTCCTCACCTACAGTTCTTTTGACTCAGACTGGGGGCCAGGCCCCAAAATCACTGCTGAATTTGAAGCACAATGTGACTGCACCATCAACTGGCTCACGGCTGAAGACAGCGTCATGATGCTGCGTCGCCTGCAACTTGAAGGCGACGCACTTGAAGCGGATGTCATTGTCGGGCTCGACAATCAAAGCATTGCCGATGTACTTGATACTGGATTGGTTGCAGACCTCAAAGAACCAATTGCCACCCGCTTTGGCGACGCAAAAGATGCCATCCCGTTTGACTACGGCTATCTTGCCTTTATCAAGCGCAAGGACAGCGACGTTCCGGCACTCAATAGCTTGAACGACCTCGCCAACGCCAGCAACGACCTCACTATCGCTATTGAAGATCCGCGTACCAGTAGCGTTGGTGCATCCATGCTTGCGTGGGCGGAAAGCGAAACAGAAAATCCCGCTGAATTCTGGCGCAACCTTAAGCCGAAATTAAGCGCGATTACCAGCGGATGGTCAGAGGCATACAGCCTGTTTACAGGTGGCAACGTTGACATGGTGCTTTCCTACACTACCTCGCCGATTTACCATCAAATCGTCGAAGACGACAACAACTACGAAGCCATACTTTTCGATCAGCCACACTACGAGCAAATTGAATACGCCGTTGCACTCAAGCACGCCGCCGAGCCACAGCTTGCCGAAGACTTCCTGCACTACCTGATTAAACCTGAAACACAGGAATCCATCGCCCTGACCAACTGGATGTATCCGGTAGTTGATGGAGTCGAACTGCCTGCGGCATTTACTGATGCACCACGTCCTGAAGGGGAAAACCTACCACCAGCTGAAGTCGCCAAAGATATGCCAAAGTGGCTCGACACATGGAAAAGCGTCATTCTTGCAGAATAA
- a CDS encoding ABC transporter permease subunit: MRLLANIFRLLIAGFILITLWLVWDYSPSTTSFSDLWHDPWTRHIVTFSLEQSILSTLLSIIFAIPLIWAAYRGRWKILRHLLPITTIMPTLIFILALLQISVTITSWLGSSWRLNGFHGIIIAHVALNAPLIALLTLPAVDAIPEHYQRQRRILRVSVLTYFTRVVIPLTRPALMHATGLVFMLCFTSFTVLLVLGGSPRNANLELAIYQAVKYEFNLPQAAQLAIVQTVMLLAFLAILPNKNPPQHHTSHATPRPSRLANIAEPLLIALICLPLLVLIINTIHHFNPDPPTALWQALGNSLWLCSGVALTATSLHILFAKTATLNPRISTISQHLINAIYLAPVLILCLGLFLLLRPVTNAFRHPMTLNILMLIVLIQPYLYKLAYPTWAAHAARTQRLARTLHLKPWQQLIHIDLPALAPLLGKVCGFAAIITLGDVAVISFFGNNRFQTLASYLVAELGHYRQAQAWQTTGILLITGLALFLIPQILVRLWQKIR; encoded by the coding sequence ATGCGGCTACTCGCCAACATCTTTCGCCTGCTCATCGCAGGCTTTATCCTTATCACCCTATGGCTGGTGTGGGACTACAGCCCCTCGACCACCAGCTTCAGCGACCTGTGGCACGACCCGTGGACGCGCCACATCGTCACTTTCAGTCTTGAGCAAAGCATTCTCTCCACCCTGCTTAGCATTATTTTTGCCATTCCGCTGATTTGGGCGGCATACCGTGGACGCTGGAAAATCCTGCGCCACCTCTTGCCGATCACCACCATCATGCCAACCCTGATATTTATCCTCGCTTTACTGCAAATCAGCGTCACTATTACCAGCTGGTTAGGCAGCAGCTGGCGACTCAACGGCTTTCACGGCATCATCATCGCCCACGTCGCGCTCAACGCACCACTGATTGCCCTGCTCACCTTACCGGCCGTTGATGCCATCCCCGAACACTACCAGCGCCAACGCCGCATTTTGCGTGTATCTGTGCTCACCTACTTTACTCGTGTAGTCATTCCATTAACCCGCCCTGCCCTGATGCACGCCACCGGACTCGTCTTCATGCTCTGCTTTACCAGCTTTACCGTCCTGCTCGTCCTCGGCGGTAGCCCACGTAATGCCAACCTCGAACTCGCCATCTACCAAGCCGTCAAATACGAATTCAACCTGCCGCAAGCCGCACAACTCGCCATTGTGCAAACCGTTATGCTGCTTGCTTTTCTCGCCATTTTGCCCAATAAAAACCCACCTCAACATCACACATCACACGCCACACCGCGTCCCAGCCGACTCGCCAATATTGCTGAACCGCTATTAATTGCGCTCATCTGCCTACCGCTGCTGGTACTCATCATTAACACCATCCACCATTTCAACCCTGACCCACCTACCGCCCTGTGGCAGGCACTTGGCAACAGCCTGTGGCTATGCAGTGGCGTTGCCCTAACTGCCACCAGCCTGCACATCCTCTTTGCAAAAACAGCCACCCTCAACCCACGCATCAGCACCATCAGCCAGCACCTCATCAACGCTATTTATCTCGCGCCCGTCCTCATCCTCTGCCTTGGCCTATTTCTACTCTTGCGCCCCGTCACCAACGCTTTTCGCCACCCGATGACCCTCAATATCCTCATGCTCATCGTCCTCATCCAGCCCTACCTGTACAAACTCGCCTACCCGACATGGGCTGCGCATGCCGCGCGCACCCAACGTCTCGCTCGTACCCTACACCTCAAACCGTGGCAGCAACTCATCCACATTGACCTTCCCGCCCTCGCACCACTGCTCGGAAAAGTATGTGGCTTTGCCGCCATCATCACCCTTGGTGATGTCGCCGTCATCAGCTTCTTTGGCAACAACCGCTTTCAAACCCTCGCCTCCTACCTCGTAGCCGAACTCGGTCACTACCGCCAAGCGCAGGCATGGCAAACCACGGGTATACTGCTTATCACCGGGCTAGCGCTCTTCCTTATCCCACAAATCCTCGTCCGTCTGTGGCAAAAAATACGGTAA